Proteins from a genomic interval of Brucella intermedia LMG 3301:
- a CDS encoding ABC transporter substrate-binding protein, which translates to MNTYGKLFSAALVAAALNSTAVGQVFAKTLIYCSEASPEMFDAAQTTSGAVYDASARNVSNGLIKIKRGSTELEPGLAESWDVSADGKEYTFHLRKGVKFHTTSFFTPTREFNADDVIFTFDRQGNKDNPYYNQGTWPQFGAYSFPSLIEKIEKIDDHTVKFVLAHPEATFISTLSLTFAVIQSKEYADKLVAEGRIPEFSQQPVGTGPYQFVAYQKDSAIRYQANPDYWAGKQKIDNLIFAITPDAAVRYQKLKSGECHVIAAPNPADIAEMKKDPAVEMLHKEGLNLSFLAYNTQQKPFDDVRVRKALNMAVNKAAIIDAVYLGSAVPSVNPLPPSVWGYNKNVKDDAYDPEQSRKMLDEAGVKDLKMKIWAMPVQRPYMPNARRAAELIQSDFAKVGVTAEIVTYDWGEYLKRSLDKDRDGAVMLGWTGGIADPDNFLAALLSCKAIGSANRANWCDQDFEKLIQAAKLTTDQAERTKLYEQAQVVFKEQAPWLTIAHQIVEQPISKKVRDFRIDPFGGYLFEDVDIEE; encoded by the coding sequence ATGAACACATACGGAAAACTATTTTCAGCCGCGCTGGTCGCGGCTGCGCTCAACAGCACGGCAGTTGGACAGGTCTTCGCCAAGACATTGATCTATTGCTCCGAGGCATCTCCCGAAATGTTCGACGCGGCGCAGACGACATCCGGCGCCGTCTATGATGCTTCGGCGCGCAATGTGTCCAACGGGCTCATCAAGATCAAGCGCGGCTCGACCGAGCTGGAGCCCGGCCTTGCGGAAAGCTGGGACGTTTCCGCCGATGGCAAGGAATATACGTTTCATCTGCGCAAGGGCGTGAAGTTCCACACCACAAGCTTCTTCACCCCGACGCGCGAATTCAATGCAGATGACGTGATCTTCACGTTCGACCGCCAGGGAAACAAGGACAATCCCTATTATAATCAGGGCACGTGGCCGCAGTTCGGGGCCTACTCCTTTCCTTCCCTGATCGAGAAGATCGAAAAGATCGACGATCACACCGTCAAGTTCGTGCTGGCGCATCCGGAAGCGACGTTCATCTCCACGCTGTCGCTGACATTTGCCGTCATCCAGTCCAAGGAATATGCCGACAAGCTCGTCGCGGAAGGCCGCATTCCCGAGTTCAGCCAGCAGCCGGTCGGAACCGGTCCCTATCAGTTCGTCGCCTATCAGAAGGATAGCGCCATCCGCTATCAGGCCAATCCCGATTATTGGGCGGGCAAGCAGAAGATCGACAATCTGATCTTCGCGATCACGCCGGATGCGGCTGTGCGCTACCAGAAGCTGAAGTCCGGCGAATGCCATGTCATTGCCGCGCCGAACCCGGCCGACATTGCGGAGATGAAGAAGGATCCGGCTGTCGAAATGCTGCACAAGGAAGGGCTGAACCTCTCCTTCCTCGCCTACAACACCCAGCAGAAGCCGTTTGACGATGTGCGTGTCCGCAAGGCGCTGAACATGGCGGTCAACAAGGCCGCGATCATCGATGCGGTCTATCTGGGCTCGGCTGTCCCTTCGGTCAATCCGCTGCCGCCAAGCGTCTGGGGCTACAACAAGAACGTCAAGGACGACGCTTACGATCCCGAACAGTCGCGCAAGATGCTCGACGAGGCAGGCGTCAAGGACCTCAAGATGAAAATCTGGGCCATGCCGGTGCAGCGGCCCTATATGCCCAATGCGCGCCGCGCTGCCGAACTCATCCAGTCCGATTTCGCCAAGGTGGGCGTAACGGCCGAAATCGTTACCTATGACTGGGGCGAATATCTCAAGCGTTCGCTGGACAAGGACCGCGATGGCGCCGTCATGCTTGGCTGGACCGGCGGCATTGCCGATCCCGACAACTTCCTCGCCGCGCTTCTGAGCTGCAAGGCCATCGGCAGCGCCAATCGCGCCAACTGGTGCGATCAGGATTTCGAGAAGCTCATTCAGGCGGCCAAGCTGACGACGGATCAGGCCGAGCGCACCAAGCTCTACGAACAGGCGCAGGTCGTGTTCAAGGAACAGGCGCCGTGGCTGACGATCGCCCATCAGATCGTCGAGCAGCCGATCAGCAAGAAGGTCCGGGATTTCCGCATCGATCCCTTTGGCGGCTATCTCTTTGAAGACGTCGACATCGAGGAATAA
- a CDS encoding sensor histidine kinase gives MNFNNRSTRGNFRSALLPFFVWLLFNLVAMGGLVIYQRAALLSELQAASFTLHREASQRAGQHDAHLTALSTIAQSKARTADVSQNDVFLEVAATITRFYPRIDEIQLVPMDPALPVAGTRALEPELADTIRAAVRSYRGLPELLAPSARPGHYMMVKRSPNTDNPHDGLTLSIDAGSLIGSDDAFWSGKGVARRILMPDGTVLFSQPASFDDVDFSKKLGSASQPLLFQTALAMSWGDLLPFDQLIPLLILTNLLFFGGLIIVRQTQRTRHAERRAELSGFEARLAHASRVNTMGEMASGMAHELTQPLTALLAGAQAGRRLLSRNNTAALAGALDDMVEQARRASAILDRLRNWSRPQRRQTTRADLRLSLQNVQTLLASEAARRGVKVELGMPETPVMAAVDPVEMEQVMFNLLRNAIESFHEDDQDRRVNASLKADGAVAVLEIADNGPGVAPDLLPRLFTPFTTSRPEGTGLGLALSQRLVERFAGEISYIPRERGALFRVVLPIAEETGS, from the coding sequence ATGAACTTCAACAACAGAAGCACCCGGGGAAATTTCCGCTCTGCCCTATTGCCGTTTTTCGTGTGGCTGCTGTTCAATCTCGTGGCGATGGGCGGCCTTGTGATCTACCAGCGCGCCGCACTTTTGTCCGAGCTTCAGGCCGCCAGTTTCACGTTGCACCGCGAGGCCTCGCAGCGCGCAGGCCAGCACGATGCCCATCTGACCGCGCTTTCCACGATAGCCCAGTCCAAGGCGCGAACCGCCGATGTTTCGCAGAACGATGTCTTCCTCGAAGTGGCGGCGACGATCACCCGGTTCTATCCGCGCATCGACGAAATTCAACTGGTGCCGATGGACCCGGCTCTGCCCGTGGCCGGCACCAGAGCGCTGGAACCGGAGCTGGCCGACACCATACGGGCGGCCGTCCGTTCCTACCGCGGCCTGCCGGAATTGCTGGCGCCATCCGCGCGGCCCGGCCACTACATGATGGTAAAACGCAGCCCCAATACCGACAATCCGCATGACGGTCTCACATTGTCGATCGATGCGGGGAGCCTCATCGGTTCCGACGATGCGTTCTGGAGCGGCAAAGGTGTCGCGCGACGCATCCTCATGCCCGATGGCACGGTTCTTTTCAGCCAACCGGCCTCCTTTGACGATGTCGATTTCTCCAAGAAGCTCGGCAGTGCCTCGCAGCCGTTGCTTTTCCAGACTGCGCTTGCCATGAGCTGGGGCGACCTGCTGCCGTTTGACCAGCTGATACCGCTTCTCATCCTCACCAACCTGTTGTTCTTCGGCGGATTGATCATCGTTCGCCAGACGCAACGCACCCGCCATGCGGAACGCCGCGCGGAGCTGAGCGGCTTCGAGGCGCGGCTCGCCCATGCCTCGCGGGTCAATACGATGGGCGAGATGGCAAGCGGCATGGCGCATGAGCTGACGCAACCCCTGACCGCCCTTCTTGCCGGCGCGCAGGCAGGGCGCCGCCTGTTGAGCCGCAACAATACGGCGGCTCTCGCCGGAGCGCTGGACGATATGGTGGAACAGGCGCGCCGGGCATCCGCCATTCTGGACCGCCTGCGCAACTGGTCTCGTCCGCAGCGCCGGCAGACGACACGTGCCGATCTGCGCCTGTCGCTTCAAAACGTGCAGACCCTGCTCGCCTCGGAAGCTGCCCGCCGGGGCGTCAAGGTCGAGCTTGGGATGCCGGAGACACCGGTGATGGCAGCGGTCGATCCGGTGGAAATGGAACAGGTCATGTTCAATCTCCTCCGCAATGCGATCGAATCCTTTCATGAGGACGATCAGGACCGGCGCGTCAACGCGTCCCTGAAAGCCGATGGAGCGGTGGCGGTTCTGGAAATTGCGGATAATGGTCCCGGCGTCGCGCCGGACCTGTTGCCCCGCCTTTTTACCCCGTTTACCACAAGCCGTCCTGAAGGGACCGGCCTCGGCCTGGCCCTCAGTCAGCGGCTGGTGGAACGTTTTGCCGGAGAGATTTCCTATATCCCACGGGAGCGCGGCGCGCTGTTTCGCGTTGTGCTGCCAATCGCCGAAGAGACAGGAAGTTAA